In a single window of the Halobaculum lipolyticum genome:
- a CDS encoding ornithine cyclodeaminase family protein, whose amino-acid sequence MKTLLLNSDDVHENAEMAELVPAIEEAFAAYQRGDAQMPPKSYIDLPEYNGDFRSMPAYLDAGDWDAAGVKWVNVHTDNEERYDLPTVMGTMIYSDPTNAFPLAILDGTELTMKRTGAAAAVATDHLAVADAASLGIVGAGVQSYTQLEAISTVRDIEEVVVSDLSEERVARFIDAFEDRFDVRAGSIEEAASCDVLSTVTPVESPIVSREAVGEHTHVNAMGADAAGKHELADEVLLDAKLVIDDYDQTTHSGEINVPYNAGVLTDDDIYGEIGEIVVGDIEGRTADDGITVFDSTGLAIQDVAAAHVVYEHADERDNGYAFDLLGLAD is encoded by the coding sequence ATGAAGACGCTGCTGCTCAACAGCGACGACGTCCACGAGAACGCCGAGATGGCCGAACTCGTCCCGGCCATCGAGGAGGCGTTCGCGGCCTACCAGCGCGGCGACGCGCAGATGCCCCCCAAGAGCTACATCGACCTCCCCGAGTACAACGGCGACTTCCGGTCGATGCCCGCCTACCTCGACGCGGGCGACTGGGACGCCGCGGGCGTGAAGTGGGTGAACGTCCACACCGACAACGAGGAACGGTACGACCTCCCGACGGTGATGGGGACGATGATCTACTCGGACCCGACGAACGCGTTCCCGCTCGCGATCCTCGACGGCACCGAACTGACCATGAAGCGCACGGGCGCGGCCGCCGCGGTCGCCACCGACCACCTCGCGGTCGCCGACGCCGCCTCGCTGGGCATCGTCGGCGCGGGCGTCCAGTCGTACACGCAGTTGGAGGCCATCTCCACCGTGCGCGACATCGAGGAGGTCGTCGTCTCCGACCTCTCGGAGGAGCGCGTCGCGCGCTTCATCGACGCCTTCGAGGACCGCTTCGACGTGCGCGCCGGCTCCATCGAGGAGGCCGCCAGTTGTGACGTGCTCTCGACGGTGACGCCCGTCGAATCGCCCATCGTCTCGCGGGAGGCCGTCGGCGAACACACGCACGTCAACGCGATGGGCGCCGACGCGGCGGGGAAACACGAACTCGCCGACGAGGTGCTGCTGGACGCGAAACTCGTCATCGACGACTACGACCAGACGACCCACTCCGGCGAGATCAACGTCCCGTACAACGCTGGCGTGCTCACGGACGACGACATCTACGGCGAGATCGGCGAGATCGTCGTCGGCGACATCGAGGGCCGGACGGCCGACGACGGGATCACCGTGTTCGACTCCACGGGACTCGCGATCCAGGACGTCGCCGCCGCCCACGTCGTGTACGAACACGCCGACGAGCGCGACAACGGCTACGCGTTCGACCTGCTCGGACTCGCCGACTGA
- a CDS encoding DUF7535 family protein, which produces MSTEIDTADGDTDDAGLLRTAYRTVTPGYGSHSDDEMNAVGWAIGLGLLAILLPLLPFIAIVWGVSRVIEAITGSDDESEE; this is translated from the coding sequence ATGAGTACGGAGATCGACACCGCCGACGGCGACACCGACGACGCGGGACTGCTGAGGACGGCGTACCGAACCGTCACCCCGGGCTACGGCTCGCACTCCGACGACGAGATGAACGCGGTCGGCTGGGCGATCGGTCTCGGCCTGCTCGCGATCCTCCTCCCCCTGCTCCCGTTCATCGCCATCGTCTGGGGAGTCAGCAGGGTGATCGAGGCGATCACCGGGTCGGACGACGAGAGCGAGGAGTAG
- the leuS gene encoding leucine--tRNA ligase, giving the protein MSEDGYDHTAVERRWQEAWAEADVYRTPDDADDPTYVLGMFPYPSGKLHMGHVRNYTITDAYARYRRMRGDSVLHPMGWDSFGLPAENAAKERDTNPREWTMDCIDTMRGQMESMGFGYDWDREVTTCEPSYYKWNQWLFQRFHDEGLVERRAAEVNWCPDCETVLADEQVEGEDEHCWRCGTLVEQRELDQWTLGITEYADELLADIDDLEGWPDSVREMQRNWIGKQEGSRLEFDVEGHGPVEAFTTRIDTVFGATFFALAPDHPIAEDLAAEDDDVAHFVEEVADPDGDEPNGVETGLTATNPATGEDVPVFVADFVLSDVGTGALMGVPGHDERDHAFAERMGVDIVPVVAPEPEDGGEAEALDVDEGAYTEDGVLVNSGAYDGLSSAEAREELTADIESAAFHTQYRLRDWLISRQRYWGTPIPVIHCDDCGPVMVPEEDLPVELPEFVNTTGNPLDAATEWKHTTCPDCGGDAVRETDTMDTFVDSSWYFLRYVSPDLSDAPFDTERADEWMPVDQYVGGLEHAVMHLLYARFVTKAIADMGMLDHREPFTNLLGQGMVQLDGEKMSKSKGNTVSPQRIVDEYGADTARLFMMQAARPDTAFDWSEEGVKSTHRFLARLADTVRSFAGNDPDGDDTAAARYVRSEVDAAVAVATENFDDLGFDLATREAQQLVGTLRSYRAYVDEVHAPTFDRGVRVALKLLAPVAPHLTEELYAELTGEDGGMLADADWPTADVDTAEAEKRRQLVENTREDVRNIVDVAGIDDPQRVDVVVAPEWKHEALAIAIDSDAPNLVGELMENPDIQRHGSDAADFAKDLQAEREALRPALAPEREREALEAAAWLVEREFGAPVRVLPAAEADDATARKAEPNRPAIDIAE; this is encoded by the coding sequence ATGTCCGAGGACGGTTACGACCACACGGCGGTCGAGCGACGCTGGCAGGAGGCGTGGGCCGAGGCCGACGTCTACCGGACGCCCGACGACGCCGACGACCCGACGTACGTGCTGGGGATGTTCCCGTACCCGTCGGGGAAGCTCCACATGGGGCACGTCCGCAACTACACGATCACGGACGCGTACGCCCGCTACCGGCGGATGCGTGGGGACAGCGTGCTCCACCCGATGGGGTGGGACTCGTTCGGCCTGCCCGCCGAGAACGCGGCCAAAGAGCGCGACACGAACCCCCGCGAGTGGACGATGGACTGCATCGACACCATGCGCGGGCAGATGGAGTCGATGGGCTTCGGCTACGACTGGGACCGGGAGGTCACCACCTGCGAGCCGTCGTACTACAAGTGGAACCAGTGGCTGTTCCAGCGGTTCCACGACGAGGGGCTGGTCGAGCGCCGCGCCGCCGAGGTGAACTGGTGTCCCGACTGCGAGACGGTGCTGGCCGACGAGCAGGTCGAGGGCGAGGACGAGCACTGCTGGCGCTGCGGCACGCTGGTCGAGCAGCGCGAACTGGACCAGTGGACGCTGGGTATCACCGAGTACGCCGACGAACTGCTGGCCGACATCGACGACCTGGAGGGGTGGCCCGACAGCGTCCGCGAGATGCAGCGCAACTGGATCGGCAAGCAGGAGGGCTCCAGACTGGAGTTCGACGTCGAGGGGCACGGCCCGGTCGAGGCGTTCACCACCCGCATCGACACGGTGTTCGGCGCGACGTTCTTCGCGCTGGCGCCCGACCACCCCATCGCCGAGGACCTGGCCGCCGAGGACGACGACGTGGCCCACTTCGTCGAGGAGGTCGCCGACCCCGACGGCGACGAGCCGAACGGCGTCGAGACGGGCCTGACCGCCACCAACCCCGCGACGGGGGAGGACGTACCCGTGTTCGTCGCCGACTTCGTCCTCTCGGACGTGGGGACTGGCGCGCTGATGGGCGTCCCCGGCCACGACGAGCGCGACCACGCGTTCGCCGAGCGGATGGGCGTCGACATCGTCCCCGTCGTCGCGCCTGAACCGGAGGACGGCGGCGAGGCCGAAGCGCTGGACGTGGACGAGGGCGCGTACACCGAGGACGGCGTCCTCGTCAACAGCGGCGCGTACGACGGCCTGTCGAGCGCCGAGGCCCGCGAGGAGTTGACCGCCGACATCGAGTCGGCCGCGTTCCACACGCAGTACCGCCTGCGCGACTGGCTGATCTCCCGCCAACGCTACTGGGGGACGCCGATCCCGGTGATCCACTGTGACGACTGTGGGCCCGTCATGGTGCCCGAGGAGGACCTGCCGGTGGAACTGCCGGAGTTCGTCAACACCACCGGGAACCCGTTGGACGCGGCCACCGAGTGGAAGCACACCACCTGCCCCGACTGCGGCGGCGACGCCGTCCGCGAGACGGACACGATGGACACGTTCGTCGACTCCTCGTGGTACTTCCTGCGCTACGTGTCGCCGGACCTGTCGGACGCGCCGTTCGACACCGAGCGCGCCGACGAGTGGATGCCCGTGGACCAGTACGTCGGCGGGCTGGAGCACGCCGTGATGCACCTGCTGTACGCGCGGTTCGTCACGAAGGCCATCGCGGACATGGGCATGCTGGACCACCGCGAGCCGTTCACGAACCTGCTGGGCCAGGGGATGGTCCAACTGGACGGCGAGAAGATGTCCAAGTCGAAGGGCAACACCGTCTCGCCCCAGCGCATCGTCGACGAGTACGGCGCCGACACGGCCCGCCTGTTCATGATGCAGGCGGCGCGGCCCGACACGGCGTTCGACTGGTCCGAGGAGGGCGTCAAGTCCACCCACCGGTTCCTGGCGCGACTGGCCGACACGGTGCGCTCGTTCGCCGGGAACGACCCCGACGGCGACGACACGGCCGCCGCGCGGTACGTCCGCTCGGAGGTCGACGCCGCGGTCGCGGTCGCCACCGAGAACTTCGACGACCTCGGCTTCGATCTGGCGACCCGGGAGGCCCAGCAGTTGGTCGGGACGCTGCGCAGCTACCGCGCGTACGTCGACGAGGTGCACGCGCCGACGTTCGACCGCGGCGTGCGGGTCGCGCTGAAGCTGCTGGCGCCGGTCGCGCCGCACCTGACCGAGGAGCTGTACGCGGAGCTGACCGGCGAGGACGGGGGGATGCTGGCCGACGCCGACTGGCCGACCGCCGACGTCGACACGGCCGAGGCGGAGAAGCGCCGTCAGCTGGTCGAGAACACCCGCGAGGACGTGCGCAACATCGTCGACGTGGCGGGCATCGACGACCCCCAGCGCGTCGACGTGGTCGTCGCGCCGGAGTGGAAGCACGAGGCGCTGGCGATCGCCATCGACAGCGACGCGCCGAACCTCGTCGGCGAACTGATGGAGAACCCGGACATCCAGCGCCACGGCTCCGACGCCGCCGACTTCGCGAAGGACCTGCAGGCCGAGCGGGAGGCGCTGCGACCCGCGCTGGCGCCCGAGCGCGAGCGCGAGGCGCTCGAAGCCGCGGCGTGGCTGGTCGAGCGCGAGTTCGGGGCGCCGGTGCGCGTGCTGCCGGCCGCCGAAGCCGACGACGCGACGGCGAGGAAGGCGGAGCCGAACCGCCCGGCGATCGACATCGCCGAGTAA
- a CDS encoding Hsp20/alpha crystallin family protein, with translation MTPFDDMNRAFDRMSRNFGRMDLSDFGRMNWGDFDGMRRSGIDVDVAEYDDEVVVVADLPGFDKEHIDLTVRDGVLSIGAERTTAHDEGDESGSYLRRERRAESLRRSISLPAAVIEDDASATYSNGVLTVSLPKLTVDDGSDSHRIDVN, from the coding sequence ATGACCCCCTTCGACGACATGAACCGCGCGTTCGACCGCATGTCCCGCAACTTCGGCCGGATGGACCTGAGCGACTTCGGCCGCATGAACTGGGGCGACTTCGACGGAATGCGACGCTCCGGCATCGACGTCGACGTCGCCGAGTACGACGACGAGGTCGTCGTCGTCGCCGACCTCCCCGGCTTCGACAAAGAGCACATCGACCTGACCGTCCGCGACGGCGTCCTCTCGATCGGTGCCGAGCGCACGACGGCCCACGACGAGGGCGACGAGTCCGGCTCGTACCTCCGCCGCGAGCGCCGCGCCGAGTCGCTGCGCCGCTCGATCAGCCTCCCCGCGGCTGTGATCGAGGACGACGCGAGCGCGACGTACTCCAACGGCGTGCTCACCGTCAGCCTCCCCAAACTCACCGTCGACGACGGCTCCGACAGCCACCGCATCGACGTGAACTGA
- the hisH gene encoding imidazole glycerol phosphate synthase subunit HisH, with the protein MDVTVIDYGVGNLRSLRRGLERAGADVVVSDDPEAIRDAEALVLPGVGAFRECVANSEPFHDVLVEKAADTPILGVCVGLQLMYDESTEGAPEGDTVEGLGLIEGRVERLPNSVKVPHMGWNELTPERDHPLVDGIDEGDYAYFVHSYCADVTDRTIASCEYGRRFAAVAANEAGNVMGTQFHPEKSGDTGLRILSNFVDYAEAFHAGEIALAD; encoded by the coding sequence ATGGACGTCACCGTCATCGACTACGGCGTGGGGAACCTCCGGAGCCTCCGCCGGGGGCTCGAACGCGCCGGCGCGGACGTGGTCGTCTCGGACGACCCCGAGGCGATCCGCGACGCCGAGGCGCTCGTGCTCCCGGGCGTCGGCGCGTTCCGCGAGTGCGTCGCCAACTCCGAGCCGTTCCACGACGTACTCGTCGAGAAGGCCGCCGACACGCCGATCCTCGGCGTCTGCGTGGGTCTCCAGCTCATGTACGACGAGAGCACCGAGGGCGCCCCCGAGGGCGACACCGTCGAGGGGCTGGGCCTCATCGAGGGCCGCGTCGAGCGGCTCCCGAACTCGGTGAAGGTGCCCCACATGGGCTGGAACGAGCTGACGCCCGAACGCGACCACCCGCTCGTCGACGGCATCGACGAGGGCGACTACGCGTACTTCGTCCACTCCTACTGCGCGGACGTGACCGACCGCACCATCGCCTCCTGCGAGTACGGCCGTCGGTTCGCCGCCGTCGCGGCCAACGAGGCGGGCAACGTCATGGGTACGCAGTTCCACCCCGAGAAGAGCGGCGACACGGGGCTGCGGATACTGAGCAACTTCGTCGACTACGCCGAGGCGTTCCACGCCGGCGAGATCGCGCTCGCCGACTGA
- a CDS encoding Hsp20/alpha crystallin family protein, which translates to MTRGTPFDDVGDLFDQLGEELDEVGEALESRVRGDLRVDVLESDGEYVVRADLPGFDTDDIELTVSGRKLTIRAEAAEETDEADATTDGRYHRHERRARSFARRLRLPGEVVEEEATADYDTGVLTITLPKPTATEEGTRIDVE; encoded by the coding sequence ATGACGCGAGGAACGCCGTTCGACGACGTGGGCGACCTGTTCGACCAGTTGGGCGAGGAACTCGACGAGGTCGGCGAGGCGCTGGAGAGCCGCGTCCGGGGGGACCTCCGCGTGGACGTCCTGGAGAGCGACGGCGAGTACGTCGTGCGCGCGGACCTGCCGGGGTTCGACACCGACGACATCGAGCTGACGGTGTCGGGCCGGAAGCTGACCATCCGTGCCGAGGCCGCCGAGGAGACCGACGAGGCGGACGCGACCACCGACGGTCGCTACCACCGACACGAGCGGCGGGCACGGTCGTTCGCCCGCCGACTCAGGCTGCCGGGCGAGGTCGTCGAGGAGGAGGCGACCGCCGACTACGACACCGGCGTGTTGACCATCACGCTCCCGAAGCCGACGGCGACCGAGGAGGGAACACGGATCGACGTGGAGTAA
- the pheA gene encoding prephenate dehydratase, with translation MQAVTLGPAGTYSHRAARAVADDVAFRESVTAIVEAVADGSYDRGVVPVENSIEGSVTESLDALTEADVAVVREIVTPIRHALLAQAETFDVVASHSQALAQCRDYLEREYPDVRREAVASTARGVERAREDPTVAGIGHPANAVADDGGVDLRVLAEDIQDKSSNATRFLVVARGEARTEAGGKTSVVVYPGANYPGLLLELLEAFADRDVNLSRIESRPSGERLGDYLFHIDFEAGLYEERAQAALADVEELVGNGWVRVLGSYDTEHVVY, from the coding sequence ATGCAGGCAGTCACGCTCGGTCCCGCGGGCACGTACTCCCACCGCGCCGCGCGGGCCGTCGCCGACGACGTCGCCTTCCGCGAGTCCGTCACCGCCATCGTCGAGGCGGTCGCCGACGGGTCGTACGACCGCGGCGTCGTCCCGGTGGAGAACAGCATCGAGGGCAGCGTCACCGAGAGCCTCGACGCGCTCACCGAGGCCGACGTGGCGGTCGTCCGCGAGATCGTCACCCCGATCCGCCACGCGCTGCTCGCGCAGGCGGAGACGTTCGACGTCGTCGCCTCCCACTCGCAGGCGCTCGCGCAGTGTCGCGACTACCTCGAACGGGAGTACCCCGACGTCCGCCGGGAGGCCGTCGCCTCGACGGCCCGCGGCGTCGAGCGCGCCCGCGAGGACCCGACGGTCGCCGGCATCGGTCACCCCGCCAACGCCGTCGCCGACGACGGCGGGGTCGACCTCCGCGTGCTCGCGGAGGACATCCAGGACAAGTCGTCGAACGCGACGCGGTTCCTCGTCGTCGCCCGCGGGGAGGCGCGCACGGAGGCCGGCGGCAAGACGTCCGTCGTCGTCTACCCCGGCGCCAACTACCCGGGGCTGCTGCTGGAACTGTTGGAGGCGTTCGCCGACCGCGACGTGAACCTCTCGCGCATCGAGTCGCGCCCGAGCGGGGAGCGCCTCGGCGACTACCTGTTCCACATCGACTTCGAGGCGGGCCTGTACGAGGAGCGCGCGCAGGCGGCGCTGGCGGACGTCGAGGAGTTGGTCGGGAACGGGTGGGTTCGCGTCCTCGGGTCCTACGACACCGAGCACGTCGTCTACTGA
- the hisE gene encoding phosphoribosyl-ATP diphosphatase: MSEGSDGGESAEIPDEAVLDALFATIEDRKERLPEGSYTASLFTHEKGENAVLEKIGEEATETILAAKDDDDEELRAEAADLVYHLLVLFARKDLDVADLQTELRDRF, encoded by the coding sequence GTGAGCGAGGGATCGGACGGCGGCGAGTCGGCGGAGATCCCCGACGAGGCGGTGCTGGACGCGCTGTTCGCGACGATCGAGGACCGCAAAGAGCGGCTCCCGGAGGGGTCGTACACCGCCTCGCTGTTCACCCACGAGAAGGGCGAGAACGCCGTGTTGGAGAAGATCGGCGAGGAGGCGACCGAGACGATCCTCGCGGCGAAAGACGACGACGACGAGGAACTGCGGGCGGAAGCCGCCGACCTCGTCTACCACCTGCTCGTGCTGTTCGCGCGCAAGGACCTCGACGTGGCGGACCTGCAGACGGAACTGCGCGACCGGTTCTGA
- the pdxT gene encoding pyridoxal 5'-phosphate synthase glutaminase subunit PdxT, translating to MKAGVIAVQGDVSEHADAVRRAAASHGVDAEVVEIRDAGVVPDCDVLLMPGGESTTISRLLHEEGIDEEIVAHVAADKPLLATCAGLIVASRDAKDDRVATLDVLDVSVDRNAFGRQADSFEAPLDVTGLDEPFPAVFIRAPVIDEVGGDVAVLASWDDDPVAVQQGSVIATSFHPELTPDSRIHDLAFFRQEHAESPAGTGADA from the coding sequence ATGAAAGCGGGCGTTATCGCCGTTCAAGGCGACGTCTCCGAGCACGCCGACGCGGTCCGCCGCGCGGCCGCGAGCCACGGCGTCGACGCGGAGGTCGTCGAGATCCGCGACGCCGGCGTCGTCCCCGACTGTGACGTGCTCCTCATGCCGGGCGGGGAGTCGACCACCATCTCCCGGCTGCTGCACGAGGAGGGGATCGACGAGGAGATCGTCGCGCACGTCGCCGCGGACAAGCCCCTGCTCGCCACGTGTGCGGGGCTCATCGTCGCTTCGCGCGACGCCAAGGACGACCGCGTCGCCACGCTCGACGTGCTCGACGTGAGCGTCGACCGCAACGCGTTCGGCCGACAGGCCGACTCCTTCGAGGCGCCGCTGGACGTCACCGGACTCGACGAGCCGTTCCCGGCGGTGTTCATCCGCGCCCCCGTCATCGACGAGGTCGGCGGGGACGTGGCGGTGCTCGCGTCGTGGGACGACGACCCCGTCGCCGTGCAACAGGGGTCGGTGATCGCCACGTCGTTCCACCCGGAGCTGACGCCGGACTCGCGGATCCACGACCTCGCGTTCTTCCGACAGGAGCACGCCGAGTCGCCGGCAGGCACGGGGGCGGACGCGTGA
- a CDS encoding preprotein translocase subunit Sec61beta, whose amino-acid sequence MSSGQNSGGLMSSAGLVRYFDAEDRNAIRIDPRTVVAFGLLFGLLVLILGFAF is encoded by the coding sequence ATGAGCAGCGGCCAGAACAGCGGCGGCCTGATGTCCAGCGCGGGGCTCGTTCGCTACTTCGACGCGGAGGACCGCAACGCGATCCGGATCGACCCGAGAACCGTCGTCGCCTTCGGACTCCTGTTCGGGCTCCTCGTGTTGATCCTCGGGTTCGCCTTCTGA